One stretch of Narcine bancroftii isolate sNarBan1 chromosome 8, sNarBan1.hap1, whole genome shotgun sequence DNA includes these proteins:
- the snrnp40 gene encoding U5 small nuclear ribonucleoprotein 40 kDa protein, whose product MIDQKRKAQEMALVQAKRPRGDLLPSAQGGPQQAGPPRTSSLQAPIMLLTGHEGEVYCCKFHPNGSTLASAGFDRLILFWNVYGDCDNYATLKGHSGAVMELHYNTDGSMLFSASTDKTVAVWDSETGERIKRLKGHTSFVNSCYPARRGPQLVCTGSDDGTVKLWDIRKKAAIHTFQNTYQVLATTFNDTSDQIISGGIDNDIKVWDLRQNKLIYTMRGHTDSVTGLALSGDGSYLISNSMDNTVRVWDVRPFAPKERCVKIFQGNVHNFEKNLLRCSWSTDGSKIAAGSADRFVYVWDTTSRRILYKLPGHAGSVNEVAFHPEEPIILSASSDKRLYIGEIQ is encoded by the exons ATGATCGACCAGAAGCGCAAGGCGCAGGAGATGGCCCTGGTGCAGGCCAAGCGGCCTCGCGGTGACCTGCTGCCCTCGGCGCAGGGAGGCCCGCAGCAGGcg GGTCCCCCAAGAACATCAAGTCTCCAAGCACCTATAATGCTTTTGACAGGTCATGAGGGAGAAGTTTATTGTTGTAAATTTCACCCAAATGGATCAACATTGGCATCTGCAGGATTTGACCGACTCATAT TATTTTGGAATGTTTATGGAGACTGCGATAATTATGCTACATTGAAAGGACACAGTGGAGCAGTCATGGAATTGCATTATAACACAGATGGCAG CATGCTTTTTTCAGCATCAACAGACAAAACTGTCGCAGTGTGGGACAGTGAAACGGGTGAAAGAATCAAGAGACTTAAAGGCCACACATCCTTTGTGAATTCATGTTACCCAGCCAGGCGGGGACCACAGTTGGTCTGTACAGGAAGCGATGATGGAACAGTGAAG CTATGGGACATTCGGAAGAAGGCTGCAATCCATACATTTCAAAATACATATCAAGTACTAGCAACAACGTTTAATGATACAAGTGATCAGATTATCTCTGGTGGTATTGATAATGATATTAAG GTTTGGGACCTTCGACAAAACAAGTTAATTTATACTATGCGTGGTCATACAGACTCAGTGACAGGATTGGCTCTAAGTGGAGATGGCTCTTACCTTATTTCCAATTCTATGGACAATACAG TGAGAGTCTGGGATGTGCGACCATTCGCTCCAAAAGAAAGGTGTGTAAAAATATTCCAGGGCAACGTGCACAATTTTGAAAAG AACCTCTTGAGATGTTCATGGTCaactgatggaagtaaaatagCAGCTGGATCTGCAGACAG ATTTGTGTATGTATGGGATACAACATCACGAAGAATTCTATACAAGTTACCAGGACATGCAGGCTCAGTGAATGAGGTGGCATTTCATCCTGAAGAACCAATCA TTCTATCTGCATCCAGTGATAAAagactctacattggagaaatacAATAA
- the zcchc17 gene encoding zinc finger CCHC domain-containing protein 17, with amino-acid sequence MTCCTKMEDLPEIYSVSQGEVASVTEYGAFIKIPGCKRQGLVHKSHMSASRVDNPSEIVDVGERVWVKVIGKEVKDGKVKLSLSMKSVNQGSGKDLDPNNVVLDQDERRKRKFKDFTAQKITLEAVLNTFCKKCGCKGHFAKDCFMQPGGVKYSLVPDDEVESANCSSQPESQPPKKKKKEKEKGQKKGKGKTTSSKSHSPELSDTNSEQDRTDMKTHKHSKKTQKSHKKKNKKHKHKGSRKKE; translated from the exons ATGACTTGTTGCACAAAGATGGAGGACTTGCCTGAAATATACTCAGTCTCCCAAGGCGAG GTAGCATCTGTCACAGAATATGGAGCATTTATTAAAATTCCTGGTTGCAAACGGCAAG GTCTTGTCCACAAGTCGCACATGTCAGCAAGCCGGGTGGATAATCCGTCCGAGATTGTTGATGTTGGAGAAAGGGTCTGGGTTAAAGTaattgggaaagag GTGAAGGATGGCAAAGTCAAGCTTTCTCTTTCTATGAAGTCTGTCAATCAAGGATCTGGAAAGGACCTTGATCCAAATAATGTGGTTCTTGA CCAGGATGAGAGGAGAAAACGCAAATTCAAagattttacagcacagaagatAACACTTGAAGCCGTACTGAACACattttgtaaaaaatgtggatgtAAAG GGCATTTTGCCAAAGACTGCTTCATGCAGCCGGGAGGTGTAAAATATAGCCTGGTTCCTGATGATGAAGTGGAATCTGCTAACTGTTCCAGCCAACCTGAAAGTCAAcctccaaagaagaaaaagaag gaaaaagaaaaagGACAGAAGAAGGGCAAGGGAAAAACAACTTCCTCCAAGTCTCATTCTCCAGAGCTATCAGACACGAACAGTGAGCAGGACCGTACAGATATGAAAACACATAAGCATTCAAAAAAGACTCAAAAATCacacaaaaagaaaaac